A window from Primulina eburnea isolate SZY01 chromosome 2, ASM2296580v1, whole genome shotgun sequence encodes these proteins:
- the LOC140822836 gene encoding calmodulin-binding protein 60 A-like isoform X1: MSSKRQQREEGTSLDETRPRKTPSSAVLDVMKLCRCQNLDAVLEPLIRRVVREEVDIAFRKYLIAKKRNYEEDTHISELRSLQLQFSKAISLPVFTGTLILGKGSTTMEVNLIDALTREIVFDGLESSAKVEIVVLEGDFIGDGSDNWTLEEFTNNIVRERERKKSLLSGEVMTTLKNGKGSLGDVSFTDNSSWTRSRRFRLGARLVDNFGDIRIREAISEPFVVRDHRGELYKKHHPPSLFDEVWRLENIGKDGAFHKRLSNENVNSVQEFLILHFSDPTKLRNILGVGISAKKWEATVEHAQTCTFDSKLYYYDSGRSLQKNGAVFNMVGQVMGMISNGQYVLADKLSESEKDDARELVISAFRNRDKIVTFDDASTPTSSCLSFAQSSPGFPSKGQDLSSPKIGENTYSQPNAASPDCNQSIFSIGGVSNFDDCLHGIDPLDNIGYEQSFSFPFPATDSLICDTDSIGPPLSNYHLQYFEADCSNLESSPDLLSDMDALLPGAVIQINGAKWRWNVLISIIRWCCYLKRMVARKTRVKKISRR, translated from the exons ATGTCGTCCAAGCGGCAACAAAGAGAGGAAGGCACTTCTTTGGACGAAACCCGCCCTCGGAAAACACCTTCTag TGCTGTGCTGGATGTCATGAAACTGTGTAGATGCCAGAATCTTGATGCAGTTTTGGAGCCTTTGATTCGCCGAGTG GTTAGAGAGGAAGTGGATATAGCATTTAGAAAATATTTGATTGCGAAGAAACG gaattatgAGGAAGATACACACATTTCTGAACTGAGGAGTTTACAGTTACAATTTTCAAAAGCTATATCTCTTCCAGTATTTACGGGGACTCTCATTTTAGGAAAAGGAAGTACCACTATGGAAGTTAATTTAATTGACGCACTTACTAGAGAAATTGTTTTCGATGGTCTCGAATCTTCCGCAAAGGTGGAAATCGTAGTTCTCGAAGgagattttattggtgatggcaGCGACAATTGGACACTTGAGGAGTTCACAAATAATATTGTGCGGGAGCGGGAACGGAAAAAATCCCTTCTAAGTGGGGAAGTTATGACGACTCTTAAAAATGGAAAAGGTTCCTTGGGTGATGTTTCATTTACTGATAATTCAAGCTGGACAAGAAGTCGTAGATTCAGGCTGGGGGCTCGACTTGTTGACAATTTTGGTGACATCAGAATAAGAGAGGCAATATCAGAACCATTTGTTGTAAGAGATCATCGCGGAGAAT TGTACAAGAAGCACCACCCTCCATCTCTTTTTGATGAAGTGTGGCGGTTGGAAAATATTGGCAAAGATGGAGCTTTTCACAAACGGTTGAGCAATGAAAATGTTAATTCCGTGCAAGAATTTCTGATTTTACACTTCTCAGACCCCACAAAGCTTCGAAAT ATTCTTGGTGTAGGTATATCTGCTAAAAAGTGGGAAGCCACTGTGGAGCATGCTCAGACATGTACTTTTGAcagtaaattatattattacgaTTCGGGTAGATCTTTACAAAAGAATGGCGCGGTTTTTAATATGGTGGGACAAGTGATGGGGATGATCTCAAATGGCCAGTATGTTCTCGCTGATAAGCTGTCTGAATCAGAAAAG GATGATGCCCGTGAGTTAGTTATCTCTGCCTTTAGGAATCGAGACAAAATTGTCACTTTTGATGACGCATCTACACCTACCTCATCTTGTTTGTCATTTGCCCAATCTTCTCCGGGCTTCCCATCTAAGGGTCAAGATTTAAGCTCTCCCAAGATCGGTGAAAACACCTACTCCCAACCAAATGCCGCGTCCCCAGACTGTAACCAGTCAATATTTTCAATTGGAGGCGTAAGCAATTTTGATGATTGCTTGCATGGCATTGATCCCCTAGATAATATCGGGTATGAGCAATCTTTTAGTTTCCCTTTCCCAGCTACGGACAGCTTAATCTGCGACACAGATTCAATTGGCCCACCGTTATCGAACTATCATCTACAGTACTTTGAGGCAGATTGTTCAAATTTGGAATCATCACCGGACTTGCTAAGTGATATGGATGCTCTCCTTCCTGGTGCAGTCATTCAAATTAATGGAGCAAAATGGCGTTGGAATGTATTAATCAGCATAATAAGATGGTGTTGCTATCTGAAACGAATGGTGGCTAGAAAAACTCGTGTCAAGAAAATTTCAAGACGTTAG
- the LOC140822836 gene encoding calmodulin-binding protein 60 A-like isoform X2, producing the protein MSSKRQQREEGTSLDETRPRKTPSSAVLDVMKLCRCQNLDAVLEPLIRRVVREEVDIAFRKYLIAKKRNYEEDTHISELRSLQLQFSKAISLPVFTGTLILGKGSTTMEVNLIDALTREIVFDGLESSAKVEIVVLEGDFIGDGSDNWTLEEFTNNIVRERERKKSLLSGEVMTTLKNGKGSLGDVSFTDNSSWTRSRRFRLGARLVDNFGDIRIREAISEPFVVRDHRGELYKKHHPPSLFDEVWRLENIGKDGAFHKRLSNENVNSVQEFLILHFSDPTKLRNVYLLKSGKPLWSMLRHVLLTVNYIITIRVDLYKRMARFLIWWDK; encoded by the exons ATGTCGTCCAAGCGGCAACAAAGAGAGGAAGGCACTTCTTTGGACGAAACCCGCCCTCGGAAAACACCTTCTag TGCTGTGCTGGATGTCATGAAACTGTGTAGATGCCAGAATCTTGATGCAGTTTTGGAGCCTTTGATTCGCCGAGTG GTTAGAGAGGAAGTGGATATAGCATTTAGAAAATATTTGATTGCGAAGAAACG gaattatgAGGAAGATACACACATTTCTGAACTGAGGAGTTTACAGTTACAATTTTCAAAAGCTATATCTCTTCCAGTATTTACGGGGACTCTCATTTTAGGAAAAGGAAGTACCACTATGGAAGTTAATTTAATTGACGCACTTACTAGAGAAATTGTTTTCGATGGTCTCGAATCTTCCGCAAAGGTGGAAATCGTAGTTCTCGAAGgagattttattggtgatggcaGCGACAATTGGACACTTGAGGAGTTCACAAATAATATTGTGCGGGAGCGGGAACGGAAAAAATCCCTTCTAAGTGGGGAAGTTATGACGACTCTTAAAAATGGAAAAGGTTCCTTGGGTGATGTTTCATTTACTGATAATTCAAGCTGGACAAGAAGTCGTAGATTCAGGCTGGGGGCTCGACTTGTTGACAATTTTGGTGACATCAGAATAAGAGAGGCAATATCAGAACCATTTGTTGTAAGAGATCATCGCGGAGAAT TGTACAAGAAGCACCACCCTCCATCTCTTTTTGATGAAGTGTGGCGGTTGGAAAATATTGGCAAAGATGGAGCTTTTCACAAACGGTTGAGCAATGAAAATGTTAATTCCGTGCAAGAATTTCTGATTTTACACTTCTCAGACCCCACAAAGCTTCGAAAT GTATATCTGCTAAAAAGTGGGAAGCCACTGTGGAGCATGCTCAGACATGTACTTTTGAcagtaaattatattattacgaTTCGGGTAGATCTTTACAAAAGAATGGCGCGGTTTTTAATATGGTGGGACAAGTGA